The following are encoded together in the Astyanax mexicanus isolate ESR-SI-001 chromosome 8, AstMex3_surface, whole genome shotgun sequence genome:
- the sb:cb1058 gene encoding uncharacterized protein sb:cb1058 — MTIGKSSKKSKAPRSPPFLDRASGFYGRLDETEAEVGKEVETGEKEPQTKPGVGPSSIDEQEHGISDFSEGMMEDDGATLLHRKPSRLSRRWSRKSSRKNKAEKSCQSRADKTETASPVEQNLDVQTESKAEPAPASEAPEPVLVHFSIREEADDQVLISARRERQVEIEEKTREGEIEEKSGEENMKVVKRSTLKNYRKAFDRALRRGWETFVANLYSVTLTPISPSSSSSSPPASSTMNRNVALAEYR, encoded by the exons ATGACGATTGGCAAGAGTTCAAAGAAGAGCAAAGCCCCTCGCTCCCCTCCTTTTCTGGACCGGGCCAGTGGATTCTACGGACGCTTAGATGAAACTGAAGCAGAGGTTGGGAAAGAAGTGGAGACTGGAGAGAAAGAACCACAAACAAAGCCAGGAGTTGGACCAAGCAGCATAGATGAGCAGGAGCATGGCATTTCTGACTTCAGCGAGGGCATGATGGAGGACGATGGTGCCACCCTTCTGCACAGGAAGCCCAGCCGCCTGAGCCGCCGCTGGAGCAGGAAAAGCTCCAGGAAGAACAAGGCTGAGAAGAGCTGCCAGAGCAGGGCAGATAAAACTGAAACAGCTTCTCCTGTGGAACAGAACTTGGATGTGCAAACAGAAAGCAAAGCTGAACCTGCACCTGCCAGCGAGGCTCCAGAACCAGTGCTGGTCCATTTCTCCATTAGAGAAGAAGCTGATGATCAAGTGCTCATCTCAGCAAGGAGGGAGAGACAGGTGGAGATTGAGGAGAAGACGAGAGAAGGAGAAATTGAGGAGAAATCAGGTGAAGAAAATATGAAGGTCGTGAAAAGGAGCACACTAAAGAATTATCGCAAG GCTTTTGACAGAGCACTCCGCCGAGGCTGGGAGACCTTCGTAGCGAACCTGTACAGTGTTACGCTGACTCCAATCTCACCCTCCTCTTCTTCATCATCTCCACCTGCATCATCCACAATGAACAGAAACGTTGCTTTAGCAGAATACAGATAA